A window of Glycine soja cultivar W05 chromosome 2, ASM419377v2, whole genome shotgun sequence genomic DNA:
AAAACCCATTGTCTGCAGTTGGTAACTTCTTACTCCCCCGGGTCTTGATGCGTCAATGAATGCTCGAACATCTCTGATTGTATGGTGGTGATTGAAGCGAGAAACCATGCGCGTGCCATCAGCCAACCTCAGCTGGATTGATGTCACTGGCTGCGACTCATCTACAACTAAACCCATTGTTGGCATTGGTGCAGTATTTGGTGAAGCACCAGTTGTTTGAATAGGTTCATCATTGCTGGAGCTGGTGCTACCTAAAGTTCTTCCAACGCCCTGAAAAGCACGTTGGCGTGGCTTCACTGGTTCCTGCATACATATtagcaaaaggaaaaagaaaaggtaaaaacCTTAGATAGGGtgatagataaagaaaaaaaaaaaccaaagcagactagaaaataaaaaagggaataCAGGGTAGTCTTCATCCCGCCTTGTGAGGTTGACATGGACAGCAGTCCTCCTATCTGCTGGTTCAAGCTCTTTGGGACATTCAGACTTCTTAATGCTCTACATTAAGGTAAACAACTAATAAGCATGTAATTCTACAGAAAAAGACATTAACAGCTTTCACAAGTTGCAAGTGGTGAAAGCAGTAACTTTAGAGTACTTGAAAGAGCttgtttaaagttatttttatgacCTGAGCACTTGCATAAATATTTGAAAGAGCTTATAAAAATAGCTTGACATGTTCatgaactttttttaaaaaaacttgaaagctTATTTCAATAGGTTATTCAATATAGCTTTTAATAATAACTTACAACTTATAAGAAAACAAGTTAGCCCTATTTCCTCTTTCATTCAATAAGGCTTATAACATATACATAAGTGCTTATTTGATAAGCACTTAAACCCTATCTGGATAAACTTTTCAATAGACTTTCataggagaaaataaaaaaggtaaaataaattaagcttCTCTAATAAGTTAAGATTAGCTCATGCACAACAGGAcaactcaaaatcaatttttcaagAAGTTAAACGAGAGAACTTCAATAAATAAACTTATGTACACGTACAAGGTAATAAACTGCAGTCACGGTTTCATTAAAATCTCCTGATATTGTGGAAATCACAACAAATGCGGCTGCAATTGTGGCCGCAGACACTTAAAAAACCTTGATGTTGCGGCCAAAATCCATATCACCAACTTCTTTAAAAACTTACATATAAGCAAagtttaaattctaatttttccttctccttcaaTCTGCAtatagaaaaaatttataaacataTCCTTATTCAATAAACACTTAATTAAACTATTTACCAAAATGCACATGCACCCTCAGAAGATAAACATTAACTTATACCATAAGATATGGATATAAAAGCCTACAAACAAGAGCTTTTGGAAGCAAAAGTCATGGCAAACTACCTCCAGAAACGGTGCGTTCTGCGGATCATCCAACCTCCGTAGAGGACCATCATTGACAGAGAATCCATTCCTCCAGAAAATGACAGTGTGAGTAACCTCCTCTACACGCTGAGGAGCAGATGGCACAGTCTCTCCGGAGAGCAACCTCGCCGTGCCACTAAAACTTCTCGACCTCGAAGAGCTTCGAGGATTCTCCGGGGGCGCATCAACAGCAACCTGCCTTGCTTGATCGAAAATATCATccaaattgttgttgttgtttcctCTGGTAGGATCTCGAACAAGCATCCCACTGCAAGCAATATCAAACATAGAGACACACATTACAACAAAAAAAGCCACATTGGATCTTATTATCTCACAATTGTATTCTTAGAGTGTGGGTTTGGAGTAACTCGACGGGATTATATTCTATTTTGGTCGATGTGAAATCTCCAGCATACCTCATTTACCGCAACTAAGGTGGGCCCTAGGTGACCGAAATTAAAGCGACTTCCCAACAATTAATATAATCAATTAGTACATGGATACCTCTTTTCGCCGCCGGTGTAGTACTCGTCGGGTTCGAAATCAGGATCGGAACCGGAATCATCGTCGTCGCGGGAGGGGCGTTTGAGATCGCCGAGGGTGCGAATTTTGCCTTGGCGACTGGTGGAGGGTTTCTTGCCGAGAGACCTACGGGATCGGAGCTCGTAGGGGGTGCGGGTGGGCGAAGGAGACGGAGACGGCGAGCGAGAAGGGTTGAAGTCCGGAGAGTGAGAATCTGAGGGAGGGGAAACGGCGTTGGGGTTGGGAATGGCAAGGTCGTCGTTGAGAGGGATGAGGGGGTTGTTGGCGTTGTCGAGGAAAGTCGAAACGGCAGCGTCTAGGTCGAAATTGTGGCTCTCCAAAAAGAAAAGAGCTTCTTCCTTGGAAGAGGAAGTGATTTCGCAGAAGGAGTTCACCAAAGCGGCGTTACCATCGGGattttctttctctccttcCATTTCTGTTTCTCACACATTCTGTGTGCCCCacgttgatatatatatatatatacacgctACCTCACTTGCCACGCAATCATAGTACATACGACACCGTTTTCTGGACTTTTTAGTTTTCGctttatttcttccactccCATAGCGGGTACCTTGCGTGGACTGTTGGGAACCCGAATCATCTCTGTATCAATCTTCGTTAACgcagcttcttcttttttttaaaaaataaaaattatcttaccCTGTAAATGTAAATATTCATATCTTAAGTTAGAGTATTTTTAGGAATGATTTATGATGGATAACATTTTAAGAGTTATTCTTAAACGATCATCTCAAGTcattcttatcttatctttgtgtatgtattttattattttatccatttttcttttttaagttttaatctgttatttttaaattagatttcaatatctttttgaataaaatagctataattaaaataatatcgtttcacatgatttttttatcttaaatctaaaacataatttatatatttaaaatattatttattataaattttactttatataaaataaatattttttagggcTAGTCTCCCCACCATGTGATTAATTAAGGGTCAAATTCGTGTTGAGAGgatgtttttatatttaatgttcGACAATATTAAGAATagatttgttttcaaaaaagtattcatcaaaattaaaagaataaaattacgTTTCTCACAATTTTTGTTCTCATtcattaaagtaattattttgaaaatctatctgactttttttaagagaataaaaCTATCTGGCTTTTGACATGTGTTTTTCGGTAATGTTCGTGATCATataatttgactttttttttaattatatggcCTGAAACTTATCCGAGATGTCTCTtggattattatttaaattaaaggaaAACCTCACCTTTTTacattataactttttaaatctttttattaattataacttttttattttagaaaaataaatcttaaaactaaaattaacaaataatttctgatattataaaatataagatattttcATGTAGAATGATAatgacttaaatatttttttctctctataattcaatttgttttttcattctGCAAAAAAGATTTCGTTTTAgtcatttcaaaatatattattttatttttcgttttttaagtgttttagataatattttttattatttaaatttttttatctaaaatattttaagaacaaaaaataaaacaaacatatttatatggagtaacataaaaaaataaaaattataagaacgaaaaacaaaaaaaatggttaaattgttataataaaaaaaaaatttaagtctaTTATAATTGAAGGAAAGAATTTGCATCTAAAGTAGGTTAATCATCCAACATGTCTGATACCAATACACAACTTATACTTGTTAATTACATGTGGTGCTTTACGATCATACCATGGCATTCCTTAATTTGGTTACAAAAGCATAAGGCAATAGATATTACACACGGACAATAAACAAGGAAGCCATTTTAGGGTATTCATCACTTCATATCAACATGACGGATCGGACGatgtaaatcaaattaattaaattaatttagatttttttaatttggatttAATTTGAATCATATCAATTAGAATCGGTGATAATTAGTTTAGATATTGGATTGAGAATTTTTAAAtctgaatcaaataaaatatatatatatatatatatatatatattattttttaaatgttgaagttactaaatatttttatgtcattttgtatattttttttaagttttatgttCATCATATACACCAAGAGAAACTCACTTTGTATTCCTTTCTCACATGTTCCTGAAAGGATGTGGCACATACTTACTTATCTAGCCTTCTCTGGTTGTTGTTTGGCATCCTCAGGATGGTCACTAACGTTGTTGAGCCTCTTTCGGACTCGCACCTAGTTGACATTCACAATACAATTTTGACCTCCAGACTTTTTCATAGTGGATTTGTTAATTTGATGTATATtcacaattatttattaatttttggataaaatttttaaattttttatcggATATCTGATGATCCGAACTAAACCAATCTATTTAACATCAATTTGTTTGGTTcgaattagataaaaaaatctgaaatcCAAACTCAATCGaactaattaaaatcaatcaatttagattttatttttttctaaacccAAACCCAAACCTACCTGATCCATGAACACTCCCAGGAGCcattgaaataaaagaaaatttgttcACATCAtgtaagatgaaaaaaaaaaaaagtttccaaTGACTATGTTTTGTTGAAATTTAAGGCAAAGGTGACTTTATGTCCTTCTTAATACATGCGACATGAAAAGAGGAGGGATAAGTTATTGGTTCAAATCTCtcctattaataaaaattaacaaattaacaattaacgcttgattgataaaaaaaaattacatgaagcaaaagaaaaaaatcctatcatatatatatatatatatatatatatatatatatatatatattttgtttaaggaTTGTTTCGTATTTTCCCCTTTTCACAGCTTTAGATAATGTTGAATTTCTTGATCTAGCAAAATCTGAAATAGAAACAACATCCATTGTTTCAGTAGTAATGCTTACAAAATACATAGAAGTGACACTGAACAGGTAAAACACACAAACACCAATCAAAAAGAAATGAACCTTTACCTTCAACCTAAGCTCAAGTGAGACAGTGCAATTGCATCTGAAGTGGAGTAACCTATAAGCATTAATGACTTCATGACTATTTGAATGGTGCATATGTTGAGGCAGCAGCTGCATCTATTATTAAGGATATAGGTTGCCGAGCTTGGAGACAAGTGCCTATATCAAATGGAAGCAACCTAGAACCATCAAAAATAAGATTAACACCAGGAAGGATTGCTTCTTTACTATCATTTTCTTCTGGTTCAGTTTTTATCGTATTGGCTTCATGGGATTCTTTAATTGGTTCTGTAGCAGCTTCATGAGCAGGAGTTAATGTGTATGATCTGCAATGCACCATTCAATAGTAGACACTTCCTGAGACTTGTGGATGATTAGAAAATCACGATTATGAGtcatacagaaaaaaaaaaaatctttttgatTATTGTTTGCCAAGATATTGCTAGTATAACTTTATCCAACAAAAAACATTAAACAAATTTAAGCATTGAATTAATAGAAATTTAGCAACAAACCTAAGAAAACTGCCATCACATCTCAAAACTTCATTTTGGCAATGTTGTCGATTAGCAAGTTTTAGCCTTTGGCGCACACTTAATACGTCTGAAAAGGGAGAAAGATCCATAAGTGAATTCCATCTTCCACTGGCAGGGTCCATAGGCTGTCCAAAAGCTTGATCTTTTTGGTAAAGATGCTTTGTAATGGGACCTGTTGATTGGTAGCCATCACAAATATCATGCAATTTTTTCCTTAAGTTTTGCATTGCATCATAGTGTTCACCAAATGAACCACATTGAAGCAACTCCGATGAAACTATCCTTCTACATATACTATTGCACAACGTTGGACTAAATAGTGGCATTCCAAATTCCACACTCAATGGCACCCATTCATATTTCTCTTCTGAAGAAAACTGGTCTGATTTTGTTCCTCCATTAAACAATTTCAATAGTCTAATATAACCAACAGTCcacaatttcattttgttaGCCAAATTGGCCAATAAAGAATTCAACTTAGAATCTTCCTCTTCATTTAGTCCTAACTCTTTTCCTACAGAGGGAATTGATCCATCAGCATTCTTCAAGGGCAAAGGGATATCCAAAGTAATCAATTTTCCATATTCATTAAGATCACACCTACTAAGAGGCAGCACCAACACAGCTGAATGTTTAAGAAGTGAGTTTAAGTAATGCAAGAGGATACTGCCCTTCACCAACTTTCCTTCAAGCTTCCTTCCTAACCCTCCTGTTGTGGAAGCATCCCAAGACCATATAAGAGCTTTCTCACAACCAGCCAATGGTGCAGGAAGCAAGCGCAGACACTGTCCTTTCATCAGAACAACTGATATAGGGCCACTACCTGCAGTTGAGTATAAAACCAATTTCATCCAAGGACTCATAGAAGAATATGTGGGAGGACCAAAATGAACTGGACCTGTTGGTCTAGGAAGAATTGATGAATGAGAAAGAGGCACTATGGACACAACTATACCATAATCACGAAGAAACAAACGATCAAGAGTTGCCGGTGCAAGAGAAGCCAAGCTTTCAGAGCGAAGAAGGTCTACACgatatttttttgtcctttttagCATTTCTGTCTTAACATCTGCACTTTCAAATACTTCTAATTTCTCATTACtatcaaattttgtgtttgacttGTCAGCTTCGTGAATGTGATCACTGCCATCTTCCAAAGTAATGGAACGAGTTTCATCATCTATTCCACTAGAAACACGTTCGGTGTAAATAGAAGCCTCCACGAGCTTCTctgaatcataatttattaaatccTCGTTATTTATCACAGCTTCTAAAATACTACAATCTCCTGATTTATCAACCCAAGAACTTTCAGCTATCTCAGAACTTGGCCCATCATTACTTGAGGTAATCATACTCAGTTTATCAGAACTTCCCTCTTCTTTTATGTTGGTAACTATTCCACCAGATTGTAGACACTCTAAGACACAACGTAGACTAAATAAGTGGTTAGCAAATTCCTGTAATTCTCCCTCATATGTTGCACCCTCCAAGGTACTAAGATCCTTGCATAGATCAGCAATGCTGCCGTAACCCAACTTCCCTGCTTCATAGAGTGTAACAGCATGAGATTTCAGGCCTGCAAAGTTTGGCAAGTATGATTTAGTCAAACGCACAAACCAATTTTGAGACATACAACAAGTCATAAtacaacaacaaagccttatcctATTAGGTGAATTCGACTACATGGATCATATGACGCCATTTGGCATGTTGAAAAAccagaatttaaaaaatattaagtaacaACTAACAAGTCATAATGAGTagccaaaattttattttcttcttgagtATTAGTagagaaatttatccaaatttcctttaagaataatataaatatgagaaaaaaaactaCAGTGAATAATTTAAGCTTCAAGAGGCTAGGAGTGAAGGGTATAAACCTGGTGAAACAGATCCCATCATAAGATAGGATGTAATATTAGCATCAACTATGAAAGCAACACGAGTGTAGGAAGAACGAGGTCCATGGTTCCCTGAAGCTGAAGCATCCCCTTGTTGAATAGAGTCATTATCAAAAAGGGTATTCTCATAATTTTGAATAGCAACAAAAGCATCTTCATCACTAGTTGAACTTGCCACAGGTGATGCTAGTATAGTTGAATCTCCAATAATAGATTCTGGATCAACTACTTTTGTTGCCCATCCCAATCGACACACAAAAGCAGCAGCAGCTTGCAACTGTGACAAGTCAGCTTGTAGGGTTGTTGCCAAGTCTCTAACTGttacattttcatttgaaaCTACAAAAACTGCATACAACAACCTGAAAGAAATAGCTCTAGCATTAGGGTCAAACTATATGGAAATATAAGCTATTTGAACAAGAATCTGGAAACACACAAACTGAAATAACTACTTTACTCTTCAATAGGATCTTCATAAGACTGCTCCCTGTTGGAAACAAAACCTTCAAGCCGGGAAACTGAGCCACcataaacataaatattattgaAATCACATTTATAAGAGACAACTTTTGAAAATGATGTATTGCATATATGAATTCGTATTGGGCTTCTGTGGCCTAATTCAATctctatggttttttttttttgcttcatacactaaatttgattgatttttacatatttttgtaCGAGCTCATGCTAGCAACTTTTTGCTACAAGTCTTTATTCAAGTTGAAATATTTGATGCTAAGGATCAAACTTGACCTAATAgggttattttaaaataaaacttgatcAAACTTTCAAATAAAACATTACATAAACTCATACAACAAACCTTTAAACCGATCTTGAGGATAAATTGGAACATCAAAATAGACCAGTCCCCGTTTGCAAAGACCCCTTACAATGTCAGGATCAAACATGACAAATGAATTTGCTTCTTCCATGCAAACTTTGTCTATTGTGGCCATTTCCTCCTTTGACAATTTctataaagtaaaagaaaaggtGAGAATAAATCGACAAAAAGTTATGAGGAATATTAGGATTTCCATTGGTCCCATTATGGTCTtacaattcttttattttattggatAAAGTTTCATACTAATCCCACCAAATAACCTGGGCTCAGTCTGTATTAGTATAATATGAGATTTCGCATTGAAGAGTGTATAAATGGTGTCTTATTAGAATTTTCCAGAAGCTATTTTTCATTGCCAATGAATAGCATAATAAGTGAACCTCCTCTATTTTATAAGGGTGAAGGACATACCCCACCTTAAATTCTTCCAAGGTAAGGTTCACAAGACAAACTTCCCACCACGGTTCAATTGGAAAATCCACAGGTTGAGTAGGCAAAAGTTCTTTTGCTATTGACTTGTTCAGTTTCCACATTATTTTCTGTATATTCCAAAAGAGCAATTGACCGGTGAGACAAGAATCATAAAAATTTGCAAGCCTTCCTTTGATAATAATGCCATAACCAAAACTAGCTGAGACTATAatgcaaattcaaattcaaaatgtaTAAAGATAAAACAGAAAGATAATTCAAATTGATATAATGGTTCACCATGCTTGTTGCATGATTGGAAGAAACCACCTTTCTCCAAATTCTACTTATCTTTATGCAACTTCTCTAATTATACTGGTTTTATATTCTACAAAAggtttaaaaaaacacaaatgtgCATACAATAAAATACATGCAATCCAAAGTATTGAAGATTTATTTTATGTGTAAATGTAGGAAAGTCTTTACAGTACCTTTGATCTGCACTTGTTCATTATATCAATAAATTCATTTCTCCCAATTCCTGTAAGTCTTAAAGCATCTGCAGCACTAAAATTTGGGATGCGGTCATAAGGTTGCTCtgcaaataattaaaacaagcaGTAAATTCTTAAAAGCTAGCTTACACCAAGCATACATTTGCTACTCTACATATTTATCTACCTCCAAtgttaaaactataaaaaaaaaagtaataagtaTAATATGAGATTCCTATACATCATGatataattataacaataaaaaaaaatatcaaatcaaagaaGCTTTAATCTCTTTCTCTACTCTCTTTTAAAGAATGCGACATTAAATGAAGAAtcggtaaaaaaaacaaaaaaaaattggtcaAAAATCAGtcaaaaccaacaaaaactcagttcataacagataaatgagaaatacttaattaaaagtccttttatttttttcccttaaaaacaatgaaaaatgaACCTAAGGTTCATTGTTATTGCTAATGAACATTGTTGTATATAGTTGAAACTTAGACCtaattattatgatatatttaatttgaattttagtgTGTACTTTAAATGCTATGAACCTATAAAatgtttagtttttagtttttagtgttGTAAAGTAATGATATGATGTTTTATGTTTCTCTAATATTACTTCCTGCCCCTCCAATTATTTCatttatgtattatttaattatgattttattaatattaattcaaTCACAGTTCAACCACAATTAGACTATTTAAATTTGAACTAGTATCTTGATTGATTCAAAGACTAGTTGAGTTATAAAAACAttactcttcacatttaaattttaaatccaaACTTTAGTTACgcatatcttatttttttcttttaatttattttttaaattttacttgaatttaaaaaaaaatgttgaatacATGAGATATTTTCTAatgtaaattaactaaaactTAGTGCAAAAGCAAATGCCACAATATTATATACTCGTAATTGGTGGGCACAACATGTTTTTTCTCTGTAAAGTAATattcacaaaaagaaaataccTCAATTCCATGTTATGTACAAcaagagttatatatatatatataggatgtaGAACAAGAGTTAAGCATAATATTCATAGAATCAACTTAGTTGCAACTGCAAGCAAATAATGAAGTTACCATTTTTCATTACTTCAAAAATCATATCGCAATAATATCTGAAAGATGACACTCTCATTACACGGCATACATAGTCCGCCAGATGATAGGGAAATAGCTGCAAGTAAGAACATGCGCATTAAATGCCAGATGTcctaaaacaataaacaaaacgTGAGAGTGCTACCTAACATCCAGAAAATGCTAGTTATATCTAGAGTTCTTAAATACCAAGTATGAAGATAAACAATTATCTTTCATAAAATCAAAAGGTAATATGATTAAACTATTTATGACAACCTTATCCTAAAACTAAAGACATTAAATtaagagttttttattttatttttaaattataacatcACAATTCAGTTTCGAAACACAATAAGCTTAAAtttatttcacaatttttttataggttTATGATCCCCTCACTTGGATAAGAAAATATGCATTTGAAGTTTTGTAATAGCGCATTTGATATACAATTTCATATTTAAGTAGGAGAAACTAAGCAGAGTAACAAACGTTCTGTACAACACATACAGCTAGATTCTTCTGCAAGTAGCGCATCATGTCTTCataatattcattttctttacAAACTTTGCGAGCAAAACAACTACTCCATTGAAGTCTCTTCCTTATGCAGTATTTAATTATCCTGCATAAAATTTACATGgtctaaaaatagaaaaaggcaatattataattatgtatttaatGGGAAAAAAACATTCAAGAAAAGAACACATAAGCCATGAAATGAATGGAGAGTATCACCTTATGACTTATGAGAACCTAAtttaaaagtagaaaaaaaaaactcataaatgAGAATTAGCTCTCATTCTTGGGGATAAATATTGAGTTTTTAGTTAAAGGTACTGCAGGACTACAGcctttaaaattaaaagcttTCATCATTTCTAAACAATTTTATTCCACTTCTGCAGTTACAAGATACGTTTCTtgcaaccaaaaataaaaagatcctTTTTGAAAATGGATCACACACATGAAAATGAAGATATAAGGAAGATTAGATGgttaagagaaaaagaaaaagagacaaGATCACAGGTTTAATTTCCTGTTAACATAACTAATATTCtagcaaattaatatttattgataaaaaaacataaaaatcttcATGAGTGTCTCTGGTACCACAATTTCATTGATGCAACTTGAGAAGTTGTGTGTAATCTCACATTTTCACACATACACAAACCTAGGAGATGAAAGGAAGCTTGATAATAAGTAGCAGTCTAGTAcggtttgat
This region includes:
- the LOC114400316 gene encoding plant UBX domain-containing protein 4-like, with amino-acid sequence MEGEKENPDGNAALVNSFCEITSSSKEEALFFLESHNFDLDAAVSTFLDNANNPLIPLNDDLAIPNPNAVSPPSDSHSPDFNPSRSPSPSPSPTRTPYELRSRRSLGKKPSTSRQGKIRTLGDLKRPSRDDDDSGSDPDFEPDEYYTGGEKSGMLVRDPTRGNNNNNLDDIFDQARQVAVDAPPENPRSSSRSRSFSGTARLLSGETVPSAPQRVEEVTHTVIFWRNGFSVNDGPLRRLDDPQNAPFLESIKKSECPKELEPADRRTAVHVNLTRRDEDYPEPVKPRQRAFQGVGRTLGSTSSSNDEPIQTTGASPNTAPMPTMGLVVDESQPVTSIQLRLADGTRMVSRFNHHHTIRDVRAFIDASRPGGVRSYQLQTMGFPPKQLTDLDQSIEQAGIANSVVIQKL
- the LOC114372030 gene encoding protein FAM91A1-like; translated protein: MQRAPVTAEEHLLEKAVKEECAWENLPRRLHPIVPSKEEWHKRIIKYCIRKRLQWSSCFARKVCKENEYYEDMMRYLQKNLALFPYHLADYVCRVMRVSSFRYYCDMIFEVMKNEQPYDRIPNFSAADALRLTGIGRNEFIDIMNKCRSKKIMWKLNKSIAKELLPTQPVDFPIEPWWEVCLVNLTLEEFKKLSKEEMATIDKVCMEEANSFVMFDPDIVRGLCKRGLVYFDVPIYPQDRFKGFPIRIHICNTSFSKVVSYKCDFNNIYVYGGSVSRLEGFVSNREQSYEDPIEELLYAVFVVSNENVTVRDLATTLQADLSQLQAAAAFVCRLGWATKVVDPESIIGDSTILASPVASSTSDEDAFVAIQNYENTLFDNDSIQQGDASASGNHGPRSSYTRVAFIVDANITSYLMMGSVSPGLKSHAVTLYEAGKLGYGSIADLCKDLSTLEGATYEGELQEFANHLFSLRCVLECLQSGGIVTNIKEEGSSDKLSMITSSNDGPSSEIAESSWVDKSGDCSILEAVINNEDLINYDSEKLVEASIYTERVSSGIDDETRSITLEDGSDHIHEADKSNTKFDSNEKLEVFESADVKTEMLKRTKKYRVDLLRSESLASLAPATLDRLFLRDYGIVVSIVPLSHSSILPRPTGPVHFGPPTYSSMSPWMKLVLYSTAGSGPISVVLMKGQCLRLLPAPLAGCEKALIWSWDASTTGGLGRKLEGKLVKGSILLHYLNSLLKHSAVLVLPLSRCDLNEYGKLITLDIPLPLKNADGSIPSVGKELGLNEEEDSKLNSLLANLANKMKLWTVGYIRLLKLFNGGTKSDQFSSEEKYEWVPLSVEFGMPLFSPTLCNSICRRIVSSELLQCGSFGEHYDAMQNLRKKLHDICDGYQSTGPITKHLYQKDQAFGQPMDPASGRWNSLMDLSPFSDVLSVRQRLKLANRQHCQNEVLRCDGSFLRSYTLTPAHEAATEPIKESHEANTIKTEPEENDSKEAILPGVNLIFDGSRLLPFDIGTCLQARQPISLIIDAAAASTYAPFK